Part of the Sulfobacillus acidophilus DSM 10332 genome, CCCGAATGCATATCCTCTGACGTATATCCCATCGGTCAAAATCCAGGCGGTAGCGGACTGAAGCCACCGGTGGCGCAAAAACTCTTGCCGTCTTACCCCAAAAGCGGCTGCATCGAGGGCCGTGATAGCCGGAAGATCGTGCTCTTCCATTCTTTTGAGCCCGAGCGGGCTCTCCGGCGGTCTTATCGTCAAATCATCGTGAACCTTGGATGACGACCGCACATACTTGTGAACCGTGGATATTTGTTGAAAGCCGATTTTTTGATAGAGGCCCTGTCCGCTCGGGGTGGAGACGAGAGCAACCGGATGACCTGGCGGCTGAACCGCCAATGCCGCTTGAGTCACCATGGTGCCTAGGCCCCGTTGTCGGTGGTCCGGGTGCACCATGACCATGCCCAAAAACGCGAATGCATGCGAATAGGGGACAATCGCGGCACTCGACACCAAATGTCGATCCCGGGTTTTGTGACCGAAAAGACGGCCGACGGCCTCGAGTGTCCCGATTTCTCTTGCATCATAATCCCAACCGATGGCGGCCGAGAGGTCTACTAACGCCGGTATGTCCTCGGGCCCGAGTGCTTCAAGCGTGTAGGTGTTCATCGGCATCCTTCCTCGCGGGGGCATCTTTTATTCGATGGATCGATTGTATCCGATACGGCCTTCGCGTGCCAAAGGGGAACAAGACGGGGGCCTTCGCCAAAGGTCGGTGAACGGGTGTCGTCCTCCCCGTTAGCCTTTGATGTTAGCCCCCAACAAACTATTCTTCCGTGTTCAGGACGGTTTTTAACCAATCGTGATAGGCATGTAACAGGTGGGTACTGACCGCCAGCGCGATATCGGTCACGATGGGGGGGATGGTCTCGGTTAATTGTTTTTGGACTTCCGGGGGCAGGCCGGATAAGGCCTTCTCCCACGGGTAAAAGGCGGGATCCGTGACGCTTTGCACCAGATTGCCGAGCTTTTCAGAGGACAATTGGGCATAGAAGGTGTGAAATTCCGGCCACTGCATAAGGGTTCCTCCTTAAGAAAGAATCAGTACTTGGTGGAAACGCCGGGAGGTCCGGACCGTGGACCATAGGGCCCTTCATCCAGCCAACGGCCAAATTCCGGCCAAACCGGGGATAAGAGGGCTCCTACGGCCCGTTTGGTTCGCATGCCGACGGATTCCCCCTGAATGTGTTCCAATGCGATACCGGCCGCGTCCCGATTATATTGGGCCGCTCGGTGACGTTCTTCGGCAAAACTGTGGATAGCCGCCACGCGCTCGTCCTCCGTCGCGGAAGAGAGGGCCGCCGCCACTGCCCGTGCGGCTAATACCGCGTCCGGCACTCCGGAATTAAATCCGCGGGCACCAAACGGGGCAAACAGATGAGCCGCTTCTCCGACGAGCAGAATCCGGTGGCTTCGATCGGTAAAAGATTCGGCCACGACTTGCAAGAACTGGTAGGTGGAGACCCAGGTAATGCGTTCGGCATATTTGGCGGGCATCACGCGCGGTAACCATTGTCGGACACCCGACAACCCGGCGAATGTCTCGACGTCGTCGGCCGTATATAGTTGCAGGTCAATTCGCCAACCGCCGGCAAAGGGGACGAACAATACGTTGCGTCCCTCCATCGCGGGATGCTCGTAATGAAACACCCGTTCCAACGGTAAGGGATTATCGGGATCTTCGGTGACATCCACGACAATGAACGTATTGGCGGACCGGGATCCTTCCATACCAATTTGCGCCTGATGGCGAACCTCCGAGTGGGCGCCGTCGGCCCCGATAACATACGATGCACGCCAATGGTCGCCGGTAGCCGTGGTTAACTCGATGGCCTCCGCACCGATGTCGAGGGCTTTGACGTTTTGCTCCCAATATACCGGAATCTCGGCGGCATGGACGGCGTCCCACAAATAGCGTTCAATTTCCACCTGCGGAAGACTCGTAAAGGGGGGCAGGCGGTCTGGGGGCGGTGTGGGATAGTGACGGACATAGACTTGTCGACCGCGAAACCAGGTTCGTTTCACGGGCCAGATGATCCCGTGCCGAGCCATGGTGAATCCGAGTCCAGGAGAAATCGTTTCCAACAACTCCAGGGTTTTATTGTGTAAATAGATGGCGCGGCTGCCGGGGCGCTGGCGACCTTCCGATGCGGCTTCCAGAATGGCCACCGGAATCCCCAAGTGGTGTAAAGCCAAGGCTGCGGTCAGTCCGACGGGACCGGCGCCGACGACAAGTGCCGCGTGAGGGGGGTGAGTCATCGCCGTACCTCCTTAAAATTGTTGCTCATTTCAAAGCCTTTAGGGGCACCGAAGCCTATCCCGGGTACTCGCCGGTAACGGGTTGATAGCCGTCAGGGTACGACTCTTCGCGTTCTAGACCCAATCGTTCCATCACCGGGGCGTCATGGGTGGAAAATACGTAGGCGTCTTCGGTCCCGGTATTGTGGTGTTCATGCCAGACCCAGTTGGGGACCACAAACGTATCGCCGGTATGCCAGGCAAACCGGACACCGTTAATCACGGAATATCCGCTGCCCCGAAACACGTGATAAATGGTGGAATGCACGTGGCGATGGGCTTGGGTGTGGTGACCCGGGGGCAGGAGTTGCATGGCGGCACCGATCGTGATGCCGGCC contains:
- a CDS encoding GCN5-related N-acetyltransferase (PFAM: FR47-like protein~InterPro IPR000182~KEGG: bbe:BBR47_20220 hypothetical protein~PFAM: GCN5-related N-acetyltransferase~SPTR: Putative uncharacterized protein yitH), producing MNTYTLEALGPEDIPALVDLSAAIGWDYDAREIGTLEAVGRLFGHKTRDRHLVSSAAIVPYSHAFAFLGMVMVHPDHRQRGLGTMVTQAALAVQPPGHPVALVSTPSGQGLYQKIGFQQISTVHKYVRSSSKVHDDLTIRPPESPLGLKRMEEHDLPAITALDAAAFGVRRQEFLRHRWLQSATAWILTDGIYVRGYAFGIEGPANWILGPVVAPTDAAATQLVAKVAVMTSNPMRIDVPDEHAEWAIKTLPPLGFKKVAQPPLMTYQGALLPPRRGLYALAAQVFG
- a CDS encoding monooxygenase FAD-binding protein (PFAM: FAD binding domain~COGs: COG0654 2-polyprenyl-6-methoxyphenol hydroxylase and related FAD-dependent oxidoreductase~InterPro IPR002938~KEGG: gct:GC56T3_2042 monooxygenase FAD-binding protein~PFAM: Monooxygenase, FAD-binding~SPTR: Monooxygenase FAD-binding protein), yielding MTHPPHAALVVGAGPVGLTAALALHHLGIPVAILEAASEGRQRPGSRAIYLHNKTLELLETISPGLGFTMARHGIIWPVKRTWFRGRQVYVRHYPTPPPDRLPPFTSLPQVEIERYLWDAVHAAEIPVYWEQNVKALDIGAEAIELTTATGDHWRASYVIGADGAHSEVRHQAQIGMEGSRSANTFIVVDVTEDPDNPLPLERVFHYEHPAMEGRNVLFVPFAGGWRIDLQLYTADDVETFAGLSGVRQWLPRVMPAKYAERITWVSTYQFLQVVAESFTDRSHRILLVGEAAHLFAPFGARGFNSGVPDAVLAARAVAAALSSATEDERVAAIHSFAEERHRAAQYNRDAAGIALEHIQGESVGMRTKRAVGALLSPVWPEFGRWLDEGPYGPRSGPPGVSTKY